The Streptomyces europaeiscabiei genome window below encodes:
- a CDS encoding penicillin acylase family protein codes for MRTRLRRLVVSAVALLTASAVLPSATAADDARDSGHRTSHGGLSAVLRYTEYGVPHIVAKDYANLGFGTGWAQAADQVCVLADGFVTVKGERSRHFGPDAAPDFSLSSATRNLTSDLYFQGVREAGTVQRLLDRPEPLGPSRAVKDLMRGWAAGYNAWLKKNRITDPACKGAAWVRPVTTLDVFSRAYALAVLGGEGRLVDSITTAQPPASGSTNTATATPDAKATARAASELFDAANADMGSNAVAFGGDTTANGRGLLLGNPHYPWAGGRRFWQAQQTIPGELNVSGGSLLGSPITQIGFNAKVAWSHTVATGVPMNIHQLTLDPADPTTYLVDGRPERMTKRTVTVGVKDGTPVTRAQWWTRYGPVVTSLGADLPLPWTAGTAYALNDPNAANIRFTDTSLGFARAGGTADVLRSLARHQGLPWVNTVAADSAGHTLFTQSQTLPRITDDLAARCSTPLGKATYPSAGVAILDGSRSDCALGSDADAVHPGIFGPAKMPTLQDAPYAENSNDSAWLANADRPLTGYERVFGNLGTQRSMRTRGAIEDVAAMAAKGGLTVRDLQRQQFANRVPAADLTVEDVARACAAVPGGTATGSDGKVVDVSGACGVFKAWDRTTNTDSEGALLFDRFWRRLNAVVPRGQFWKVPFSAADPVNTPNTLNTDAPGFATALADTVTELRAAGTALDAKLGDHQFVVRNGRHIPVPGGTESLGVWNKIESPWRPAEGGYPEVSSGSSHIQAVGWDGGRCPVARTLLTYSQSSNPNSPHHLDQTRLFSAEKWVTSRFCEKDILSSPKLKVVRVSQ; via the coding sequence ATGCGCACCCGCCTGAGACGGTTGGTGGTCTCCGCCGTCGCCCTGCTCACCGCCTCGGCCGTACTGCCCTCGGCCACCGCCGCCGACGACGCGCGGGACAGTGGGCACCGCACGTCCCACGGTGGCCTGTCCGCCGTGCTCCGCTACACCGAGTACGGCGTTCCGCACATCGTCGCGAAGGACTATGCGAACCTCGGCTTCGGCACCGGTTGGGCGCAGGCCGCCGACCAGGTGTGTGTGCTCGCCGACGGGTTCGTGACCGTGAAGGGCGAGCGCTCCCGCCACTTCGGACCCGACGCGGCGCCCGACTTCTCGCTCTCCTCCGCCACCAGGAACCTCACCAGCGACCTGTACTTCCAGGGCGTCCGGGAAGCGGGCACCGTACAGCGGCTGCTGGACCGGCCCGAGCCGCTCGGGCCGAGCCGCGCGGTCAAGGACCTGATGCGGGGCTGGGCGGCCGGCTACAACGCGTGGCTGAAGAAGAACCGGATCACCGATCCCGCCTGCAAGGGCGCCGCCTGGGTGCGGCCGGTCACGACACTCGACGTGTTCTCCCGCGCGTACGCCCTCGCCGTACTCGGCGGCGAGGGGCGGCTCGTGGACTCGATCACCACAGCGCAGCCGCCCGCCTCCGGCTCCACGAACACGGCAACCGCCACCCCGGACGCGAAGGCCACCGCCCGCGCCGCGAGCGAGCTGTTCGACGCCGCGAACGCGGACATGGGGTCGAACGCGGTCGCCTTCGGCGGTGACACGACGGCGAACGGCCGCGGTCTGCTGCTGGGCAACCCGCACTATCCATGGGCCGGCGGGCGCCGCTTCTGGCAGGCACAGCAGACGATCCCCGGCGAGCTGAACGTCTCCGGCGGGTCGCTGCTCGGCTCACCGATCACCCAGATCGGTTTCAATGCGAAGGTCGCGTGGAGCCACACCGTGGCGACCGGCGTCCCCATGAACATCCATCAGCTGACGCTGGACCCGGCCGACCCGACCACGTATCTCGTGGACGGCAGGCCGGAGCGGATGACGAAGCGGACCGTGACCGTCGGCGTCAAGGACGGCACCCCGGTCACCCGCGCCCAGTGGTGGACGCGGTACGGCCCGGTCGTCACCTCGCTCGGTGCCGATCTCCCGCTGCCCTGGACGGCCGGGACGGCGTACGCCCTGAACGACCCCAACGCGGCGAACATCCGTTTCACCGACACCTCGCTGGGCTTCGCCAGGGCGGGCGGTACGGCCGACGTCCTCAGGTCCCTCGCCCGGCACCAGGGCCTGCCCTGGGTGAACACCGTGGCCGCGGACTCCGCCGGGCACACCCTGTTCACCCAGTCGCAGACACTCCCCCGGATCACCGACGACCTCGCCGCCCGCTGCTCGACGCCGCTGGGCAAGGCCACGTATCCGTCGGCGGGCGTCGCGATCCTGGACGGCTCCCGCTCCGACTGCGCGCTCGGCAGCGACGCCGACGCCGTGCACCCGGGAATATTCGGGCCCGCGAAGATGCCGACGCTGCAGGACGCGCCGTACGCGGAGAACTCCAACGACAGCGCGTGGCTGGCCAACGCGGACCGGCCGCTGACCGGGTACGAGCGGGTGTTCGGCAACCTCGGGACGCAGCGGTCTATGCGGACGCGCGGCGCGATCGAGGACGTGGCGGCGATGGCCGCCAAGGGCGGCCTCACCGTACGGGACCTCCAGCGCCAGCAGTTCGCGAACCGGGTGCCCGCCGCGGATCTGACCGTCGAGGACGTGGCGCGGGCGTGTGCCGCGGTGCCGGGAGGCACCGCGACGGGCAGTGACGGCAAGGTCGTCGACGTGTCGGGGGCGTGCGGTGTGTTCAAGGCGTGGGACCGGACCACGAACACCGACAGCGAGGGCGCGCTGCTCTTCGACCGGTTCTGGCGGCGGCTGAACGCGGTGGTGCCGCGCGGGCAGTTCTGGAAGGTGCCCTTCTCGGCGGCCGACCCGGTCAACACCCCGAACACGCTGAACACGGACGCGCCCGGCTTCGCCACGGCTCTCGCCGACACGGTGACGGAACTGCGGGCGGCCGGTACGGCCCTGGACGCGAAGCTCGGCGACCACCAGTTCGTCGTACGGAACGGTCGGCACATCCCGGTGCCGGGCGGTACGGAGTCGCTGGGCGTGTGGAACAAGATCGAGTCGCCCTGGCGGCCGGCCGAGGGCGGCTACCCGGAGGTCTCGTCGGGTTCCAGCCACATTCAGGCGGTGGGCTGGGACGGCGGCCGCTGCCCGGTGGCCCGCACGCTGCTGACGTACTCGCAGTCCTCCAACCCGAACTCGCCGCACCACCTGGACCAGACGCGGCTGTTCTCTGCGGAGAAGTGGGTGACGTCCCGTTTCTGCGAGAAGGACATCCTGTCCTCGCCGAAGCTGAAGGTGGTCCGTGTGAGCCAATGA
- a CDS encoding acyl-CoA synthetase: MTAGRSVTVDGTLRRSARRTPARVAIHYGERSWTYAELDDAVSRAARALRDTGLGPGDRVAAYGHNSDAYLIAFLAAARAGLVHVPVNQNLTGDDLAYLLDQSGSTLVLTDPDLAGNLPGGTRTLPLRDADDSLLARLADTEPYDGEEPRAEDLVQLLYTSGTTALPKGAMMTHRALVHEYLSAIAALDLQAGDLPVHSLPLYHSAQMHVFLVPYLAVGATNTILDAPDGDRILDLVEEGRADSFFAPPTVWIALAGRPDFDTRDLSGLRKAYYGASIMPVPVLERLKERLPKLAFHNCFGQSEIGPLSMVLGPHEHRGRMDSCGRPVMFVEAKVVDEDGEEVPDGTPGEIVYQSQQLCEGYWEKPEETADAFRDGWFHSGDLAVRDAHGFFTVVDRVKDVINSGGVMIASRQVEDALYTHEAVAEAAVIGLPDDHWIEAVTAVVVRRAEATEDELIAHAREKLPHFKAPKKIHFVDALPRNASGKILKRELRDRFAQA; the protein is encoded by the coding sequence ATGACGGCTGGCCGCAGCGTGACGGTCGACGGGACGTTGCGGCGCAGCGCCCGGCGCACCCCCGCCCGCGTCGCGATCCACTACGGCGAACGGTCCTGGACCTACGCCGAGCTGGACGACGCGGTCTCCCGCGCGGCCCGCGCCCTGCGCGACACCGGACTCGGGCCCGGCGACCGGGTCGCCGCCTACGGCCACAACTCGGACGCCTACCTCATCGCCTTCCTGGCCGCCGCCCGCGCCGGCCTGGTCCACGTCCCCGTCAACCAGAACCTCACCGGCGACGACCTCGCATACCTCCTCGACCAGTCCGGCAGCACGCTCGTCCTCACCGATCCCGACCTGGCCGGGAACCTTCCCGGGGGCACCCGCACCCTGCCGCTGCGCGACGCGGACGACTCGCTCCTCGCGCGGCTCGCCGACACCGAGCCGTACGACGGCGAGGAGCCCCGCGCCGAGGACCTCGTCCAGCTCCTGTACACCTCGGGCACCACCGCGCTCCCCAAGGGCGCGATGATGACGCACCGCGCGCTGGTGCACGAGTACCTCAGCGCGATCGCCGCCCTGGACCTCCAGGCGGGCGACCTGCCCGTGCACTCCCTGCCGCTCTACCACTCCGCGCAGATGCATGTCTTTCTGGTGCCGTATCTCGCGGTCGGCGCCACGAACACGATCCTCGACGCACCCGACGGCGACCGCATCCTCGACCTGGTGGAGGAGGGCCGCGCCGACAGCTTCTTCGCCCCGCCCACGGTGTGGATCGCCCTCGCGGGCCGCCCCGACTTCGACACCCGCGACCTCAGCGGGCTGCGCAAGGCCTACTACGGGGCGTCGATCATGCCGGTGCCCGTCCTCGAACGGCTCAAGGAGCGCCTGCCCAAGCTCGCCTTCCACAACTGCTTCGGGCAGAGCGAGATCGGTCCGCTGTCCATGGTCCTCGGCCCGCACGAGCACAGGGGCCGCATGGACTCCTGCGGACGCCCCGTCATGTTCGTCGAGGCCAAGGTCGTCGACGAGGACGGCGAGGAGGTGCCCGACGGCACTCCCGGCGAGATCGTCTACCAGTCGCAGCAACTCTGCGAGGGCTACTGGGAGAAGCCGGAGGAGACCGCCGATGCCTTCCGCGACGGCTGGTTCCACTCCGGGGACCTCGCCGTGCGCGACGCCCACGGGTTCTTCACCGTCGTCGACCGCGTGAAGGACGTCATCAACTCCGGGGGCGTCATGATCGCCTCCCGCCAGGTCGAGGACGCGCTCTACACCCACGAGGCGGTCGCCGAGGCCGCGGTGATCGGCCTGCCCGACGACCACTGGATCGAGGCCGTCACGGCGGTCGTCGTACGGCGGGCAGAGGCCACGGAGGACGAACTCATCGCCCACGCCCGTGAGAAGCTCCCTCACTTCAAGGCACCGAAGAAGATCCACTTCGTGGACGCGCTGCCGCGCAACGCGAGCGGGAAGATCCTCAAGAGGGAACTGCGGGACCGCTTCGCACAGGCCTGA
- a CDS encoding phytoene desaturase family protein, with the protein MPATPAHPARPAHPARPAHPAQPGRPAGPRPHDSYDAVIVGGGHNGLVAAAYLARAGRSVLVLERLDHTGGAAVSSRPFAGVDARLSRYSYLVSLLPRKIVRDLDLDFRVRGRTISSYTPVERDGRPTGLLVGGGERRTREAFARLTGSGREYEAWQRFYAMTGRVAERVFPTLTEPLPTRGDLRDRIDDEEAWRILFEEPIGAAVESTFGDDLVRGVVLTDALIGTFADAHDPSLRQNRCFLYHVIGGGTGAWDVPVGGMGALTDALATAARAAGAVIATGHLATRIATDGRSAEITYRTAGTEGTVAARHVLVNASPRELAALTGDEPPTPAEGAQLKVNMLLKRLPRLRDESVDPRDAFSGTFHIAEGYDQLAAAYAQAASGALPEAPPSEIYCHSLTDPTILGPDLAEQGYQTLTLFGLHTPARLFEADNDAVREELLKSTLAQLDAHLAEPLADCLATDADGRPCIEARTPLDLERDLGLPGGNIFHRDLAWPHAQENTGRWGVETRHANVLLCGAGAVRGGGVSGVPGHNAAMAVLEGSGTGGGSL; encoded by the coding sequence ATGCCTGCCACCCCCGCACACCCGGCCCGGCCCGCACACCCGGCCCGGCCCGCACACCCGGCCCAGCCCGGACGCCCGGCCGGACCCCGGCCGCACGACTCGTACGACGCCGTGATCGTCGGCGGCGGCCACAACGGCCTGGTCGCCGCCGCCTACCTCGCTCGCGCGGGGCGTTCCGTACTCGTGCTGGAACGGCTGGACCACACCGGCGGCGCCGCCGTGTCCTCGCGGCCGTTCGCCGGGGTCGACGCCCGGCTGTCCCGGTACTCCTACCTGGTCAGCCTGCTGCCCCGGAAGATCGTGCGGGACCTGGACCTCGACTTCCGCGTCCGCGGCCGCACGATCTCGTCGTACACCCCCGTCGAACGCGACGGCCGGCCCACCGGCCTGCTCGTCGGCGGCGGCGAACGCCGCACCCGTGAGGCGTTCGCGCGGCTGACGGGCTCGGGCCGCGAGTACGAGGCCTGGCAGCGCTTCTACGCGATGACGGGCCGCGTCGCAGAGCGGGTGTTCCCGACGCTCACCGAGCCCCTGCCCACCCGGGGGGACCTGCGCGACCGCATCGACGACGAGGAGGCGTGGCGGATCCTCTTCGAGGAACCGATCGGTGCGGCCGTCGAATCGACGTTCGGCGACGACCTCGTACGCGGTGTCGTTCTCACCGACGCGCTCATCGGCACCTTCGCGGATGCCCACGACCCCTCCCTCCGGCAGAACCGCTGCTTCCTCTATCACGTGATCGGCGGTGGCACGGGCGCCTGGGACGTGCCCGTCGGCGGCATGGGCGCCCTCACGGACGCGCTGGCCACGGCCGCGCGCGCGGCGGGTGCCGTGATCGCCACGGGCCACCTGGCCACCCGGATCGCGACGGACGGACGGTCCGCCGAGATCACCTACCGGACGGCCGGGACGGAGGGCACCGTCGCCGCACGGCACGTCCTGGTGAACGCCTCGCCGCGGGAACTGGCCGCGCTGACCGGCGACGAACCGCCCACCCCCGCCGAGGGCGCCCAGCTCAAGGTGAACATGCTGCTCAAGCGGCTCCCGAGGCTCCGCGACGAGTCCGTCGACCCGCGCGATGCCTTCTCCGGGACGTTCCACATCGCCGAGGGATACGACCAACTGGCCGCCGCCTACGCCCAGGCCGCCTCCGGCGCACTGCCCGAGGCCCCGCCCTCCGAGATCTACTGCCACTCCCTCACCGACCCGACCATCCTCGGCCCGGACCTGGCGGAACAGGGCTACCAGACACTCACCCTGTTCGGCCTGCACACACCCGCGCGGCTGTTCGAGGCCGACAACGACGCCGTACGCGAGGAACTCCTCAAGTCCACCCTCGCCCAACTGGACGCCCACCTCGCCGAACCCCTCGCCGACTGCCTGGCCACCGACGCCGACGGCCGCCCCTGCATCGAGGCCAGGACCCCCCTCGACCTGGAACGCGACCTCGGTCTCCCCGGCGGCAACATCTTCCACCGCGACCTCGCCTGGCCCCACGCCCAGGAAAACACCGGCCGCTGGGGCGTCGAGACCCGCCACGCCAACGTCCTGCTGTGCGGCGCGGGAGCCGTGCGCGGCGGCGGGGTGAGCGGGGTCCCCGGCCACAACGCGGCGATGGCGGTCCTGGAGGGGTCCGGGACGGGTGGCGGTTCGCTGTAG
- a CDS encoding acyl-CoA synthetase, whose protein sequence is MEYNLADLFESVVDVVPERAALAYLDVPGTGAEHRLTYAELDAAANRVGHHLLDSGIAPGEHVGLHLYNGIEYLQTALGCLKARIVPVNVNYRYVEDELVYLYRDADLAGLVFDSEFTGRVAAALPRTEKLRHLVRVGTPAPDAPALDAVNFAEAVGTASAERGFPARSGDDQFIIYTGGTTGMPKGVMWRQEDLFFSGLGGGAPTGEPVKSPEELAERVAAGGDGITFFPTAPLMHGTSTLTAFIGFNFGQRVVIHRKFVPEEALRTIEKEKVTSVSLVGDAMLRPLIDALNGPMRDTDCSSLFSVSSSGAIMSETVRQQFQALVPNAMVLNNFGSSESGFNGTATADSGAGDGFRIRVHSGTRVVDPATYEPVPVGVPGRVAQRGHVPLGYYNDPKKTAETFFERDGERWVLLGDMATVDEEGVVTVLGRGSQCINTGGEKVYPEEVEQALKAHPDVYDALVAGVPDARWGNHVAAVVQLRAGAARPSLEDIQTHCRTRLAGYKIPRQLVLTDTIQRSPSGKADYRWARSVAAADG, encoded by the coding sequence GTGGAGTACAACCTTGCCGACCTGTTCGAGTCGGTCGTCGACGTGGTGCCCGAACGGGCGGCGCTCGCGTATCTCGACGTCCCCGGTACGGGCGCGGAACACCGGCTGACGTACGCGGAGCTGGACGCGGCGGCCAACCGTGTCGGACATCATCTGCTCGACAGCGGGATAGCGCCCGGTGAGCATGTGGGGCTGCATCTCTACAACGGCATCGAGTATCTGCAGACCGCGCTCGGCTGCCTCAAGGCACGGATCGTGCCGGTCAACGTCAACTACCGCTATGTGGAAGATGAGTTGGTCTACCTCTATCGGGACGCGGATCTGGCCGGTCTGGTCTTCGACTCGGAGTTCACCGGGCGGGTGGCGGCCGCGCTGCCGCGGACGGAGAAGCTGCGGCATCTGGTGCGGGTGGGGACCCCCGCGCCGGACGCGCCCGCACTCGACGCCGTCAACTTCGCCGAGGCGGTGGGGACCGCGTCAGCCGAGCGGGGTTTCCCGGCACGCTCGGGCGACGACCAGTTCATCATCTACACCGGCGGTACGACGGGCATGCCCAAGGGGGTGATGTGGCGTCAGGAGGACCTCTTCTTCTCGGGGTTGGGCGGTGGCGCGCCCACCGGGGAGCCGGTGAAGTCGCCGGAGGAGCTGGCCGAGCGGGTCGCGGCCGGTGGTGACGGGATCACGTTCTTCCCGACGGCGCCGCTGATGCACGGCACGTCCACGCTCACCGCGTTCATCGGGTTCAACTTCGGCCAGCGTGTGGTGATCCACCGCAAGTTCGTGCCCGAGGAGGCCCTGCGGACGATCGAGAAGGAGAAGGTCACCAGTGTGTCGCTGGTCGGCGACGCGATGCTGCGGCCGCTCATCGACGCGCTCAACGGCCCGATGAGGGACACGGACTGCTCGTCCCTGTTCAGCGTGTCGTCCTCCGGAGCGATCATGTCGGAGACGGTCCGGCAGCAGTTCCAGGCCCTGGTGCCGAACGCGATGGTGCTGAACAACTTCGGTTCGTCGGAGTCCGGCTTCAACGGGACGGCGACGGCGGACTCGGGCGCGGGCGACGGTTTCCGTATCCGCGTCCACTCCGGTACACGGGTCGTGGACCCGGCGACGTACGAACCCGTGCCGGTCGGTGTGCCGGGCCGGGTCGCCCAGCGCGGTCATGTCCCCCTCGGCTACTACAACGACCCGAAAAAGACCGCCGAGACCTTCTTCGAGCGGGACGGCGAGCGCTGGGTGCTCCTCGGCGACATGGCGACCGTCGACGAGGAGGGTGTCGTCACGGTCCTCGGCCGGGGCTCGCAGTGCATCAACACCGGCGGCGAGAAGGTGTACCCGGAGGAGGTCGAACAGGCCCTCAAGGCCCACCCCGACGTGTACGACGCGCTGGTCGCCGGGGTGCCGGACGCCCGCTGGGGCAACCATGTCGCCGCCGTGGTGCAGCTGCGCGCGGGGGCCGCCCGGCCGTCCCTGGAGGACATCCAGACCCACTGCCGTACCCGCCTGGCCGGCTACAAGATCCCCCGCCAGCTGGTCCTCACGGACACCATCCAGCGCTCCCCCAGCGGCAAGGCGGACTACCGCTGGGCACGGTCGGTGGCGGCGGCGGACGGCTGA
- a CDS encoding NAD(P)H-dependent flavin oxidoreductase, which yields MQTELSNTLGVQYAVFGFTPFPAVAAAISRAGGFGVLGAVRYTAPDDLKRDLDWIEAHVDGKPYGLDVVMPAKKVEGVTEADVEAMIPPAHRQFVQDTLAKYGVPELAEGEASGWRITGWMEQVARSQLDVAFDYPIRLLANALGSPPADVIDRAHEQDVLVAALAGSARHARKHAEAGIDIVVAQGYEAGGHTGEIASMVLTPEVVDAVAPLPVLAAGGIGSGQQVAAALALGAQGVWLGSLWLTTTEAELPSPRLIEKLLAAGSGDTVRSRALTGKPARQLRTEWTDAWDDPTGPGTLPMPLQGLLVAEAVSRIQKYEVDPLLGTPVGQIVGRMNSERSVQAVFDDLTRGFEKAVDHINRIAGRSEGQ from the coding sequence ATGCAGACGGAGCTGAGCAACACACTCGGAGTCCAGTACGCCGTCTTCGGCTTCACGCCGTTCCCCGCGGTCGCGGCAGCCATCAGCAGGGCCGGCGGCTTCGGGGTGCTCGGCGCGGTCCGCTACACGGCCCCCGACGACCTCAAGCGCGACCTCGACTGGATCGAGGCCCATGTCGACGGCAAGCCGTACGGCCTGGACGTCGTCATGCCGGCCAAGAAGGTCGAAGGGGTCACGGAGGCCGACGTCGAGGCGATGATCCCCCCGGCGCACCGGCAGTTCGTCCAGGACACCCTCGCCAAGTACGGCGTGCCCGAGCTGGCCGAGGGCGAGGCCTCCGGCTGGCGCATCACCGGCTGGATGGAACAGGTCGCCCGCAGCCAGCTCGACGTCGCCTTCGACTACCCGATCAGGCTGCTGGCCAACGCGCTCGGCTCCCCACCCGCCGACGTCATCGACCGCGCCCACGAACAGGACGTCCTCGTCGCCGCGCTCGCCGGCAGCGCCCGCCACGCCCGCAAGCACGCCGAGGCGGGCATCGACATCGTCGTGGCCCAGGGCTACGAGGCCGGCGGTCACACCGGCGAGATCGCCTCCATGGTGCTGACCCCCGAAGTCGTCGACGCCGTCGCCCCGTTGCCGGTCCTCGCCGCCGGCGGCATCGGCAGCGGACAGCAGGTGGCGGCCGCCCTCGCGCTCGGCGCCCAGGGCGTCTGGCTCGGTTCGCTCTGGCTGACCACCACCGAGGCCGAACTGCCCTCGCCCCGGCTGATCGAGAAACTGCTCGCCGCCGGCTCCGGCGACACGGTCCGCTCCCGCGCCCTCACCGGCAAACCCGCACGCCAGCTCCGTACCGAATGGACCGACGCCTGGGACGACCCCACCGGACCCGGCACCCTCCCCATGCCCCTCCAGGGGCTGCTCGTCGCCGAGGCGGTCTCCCGCATCCAGAAGTACGAGGTGGACCCGCTGCTCGGTACCCCGGTCGGACAGATCGTCGGCCGGATGAACAGCGAGCGCAGTGTCCAGGCCGTCTTCGACGACCTCACCCGCGGCTTCGAGAAGGCCGTGGACCACATCAACCGGATCGCCGGAAGGAGCGAGGGACAGTGA
- a CDS encoding acyl-CoA synthetase, with product MLIAPDGEEWTAGRLHAETNRLVHGLRAAGLQRGDAFAVVLPNSVEFFTAYLAASQAGFYLVPVNHHLVGPEIAWIVADSGAKVLVAHERFAEAARNAADEARLPASHRYAVGTAEGFRPYAELLDGQPESAPGERTLGWVMNYTSGTTGRPRGIRRPLPGKLPEESYLGGFLGIFGIRPFGDNVHLVCSPLYHTAVLQFAGASLHIGHQVVLMDKWTPQEMLRVIDAHGCTHTHMVPTQFHRLLALPEETRARYDVSSMRHAIHGAAPCPDHVKRAMIEWWGECVEEYYAASEGGGAFATAEDWLKKPGTVGKAWPISELAVFDDDGNRLPPGELGTVYMKMSTGGFSYHKDEGKTRKNRIGDFFTVGDLGLIDEDGYLFLRDRKIDLIISGGVNIYPAEIEAALLTHPAVADAAAFGIPHDDWGEEVKAVVEPAPGFTPGPVLAEEILAHCTRRLAGYKRPKSVDFTEAMPRDPNGKLYKRRLREPYWEGRQKAV from the coding sequence GTGCTGATCGCCCCCGACGGCGAGGAATGGACCGCGGGACGCCTGCACGCCGAGACCAACCGGCTGGTGCACGGCCTGCGGGCCGCCGGACTCCAACGCGGTGACGCCTTCGCGGTGGTCCTGCCCAACAGTGTGGAGTTCTTCACCGCCTACCTCGCCGCCAGCCAGGCCGGTTTCTACCTCGTACCCGTCAACCACCACCTCGTGGGCCCCGAGATCGCCTGGATCGTCGCCGACTCGGGCGCCAAGGTGCTCGTCGCGCACGAGCGGTTCGCCGAAGCAGCCCGGAACGCGGCCGACGAGGCCAGGCTCCCCGCGAGCCACCGGTACGCGGTCGGGACGGCCGAGGGCTTCCGCCCGTACGCCGAACTCCTCGACGGACAGCCGGAGTCGGCGCCCGGCGAGCGCACCCTCGGCTGGGTCATGAACTACACCTCGGGCACCACCGGCCGTCCCCGGGGCATCCGCCGACCCCTGCCCGGCAAGCTCCCCGAGGAGTCCTACCTCGGCGGCTTCCTCGGCATCTTCGGCATCCGGCCGTTCGGTGACAACGTCCACCTGGTCTGCTCGCCGCTCTACCACACGGCCGTCCTGCAGTTCGCCGGCGCGTCCCTGCACATCGGGCACCAGGTGGTGCTGATGGACAAGTGGACGCCTCAGGAGATGCTCCGCGTCATCGACGCCCACGGCTGCACGCACACCCACATGGTGCCCACCCAGTTCCACCGGCTCCTCGCCCTCCCCGAGGAGACGCGCGCCCGCTACGACGTGTCGTCCATGCGGCACGCCATCCACGGGGCCGCGCCCTGCCCGGACCATGTGAAGCGGGCCATGATCGAGTGGTGGGGCGAGTGCGTCGAGGAGTACTACGCGGCCAGTGAGGGCGGCGGCGCGTTCGCCACCGCCGAGGACTGGCTGAAGAAGCCCGGCACGGTCGGCAAGGCCTGGCCCATCAGCGAACTCGCCGTCTTCGACGACGACGGCAACCGGCTGCCGCCCGGTGAACTGGGCACCGTCTACATGAAGATGAGCACCGGTGGCTTCTCGTACCACAAGGACGAGGGCAAGACGCGGAAGAACCGCATCGGTGACTTCTTCACCGTGGGCGACCTCGGTCTCATCGACGAGGACGGCTATCTCTTCCTCCGCGACCGCAAGATCGACCTGATCATCTCCGGCGGCGTCAACATCTACCCCGCCGAGATCGAAGCCGCCCTCCTCACCCACCCCGCCGTCGCCGACGCCGCCGCCTTCGGCATCCCGCACGACGACTGGGGCGAGGAGGTCAAGGCCGTGGTCGAGCCGGCCCCCGGATTCACGCCGGGGCCGGTGCTCGCCGAGGAGATCCTCGCCCACTGCACGCGCAGGCTCGCCGGGTACAAGCGCCCGAAGAGCGTCGACTTCACCGAGGCGATGCCCCGCGACCCCAACGGCAAGCTCTACAAGCGGCGGCTGCGGGAGCCGTACTGGGAGGGACGGCAGAAAGCCGTCTGA